tACGATAGGGAaactggatggctagtgggaaagacagatGTGCTTATATGTCCGTCACATGactataccatcaaaatgaatttgaaaatgatacTAAAAGTATACAAGAGCATGGTAATACCAAGGCAATCTTCTTTTTAATAAAAAGCTTTAATAAAGATGCTAGTTCATATTAGAACTCTAAAAACACTTTTTGCCAACAGGTTTCGGCCTAGGATCAGGCCTTCATCAGGGCAAGGGCAAACATTCTCTGTCCCAGTCAGTAAGCTATATCCTACTCCAGCAATTAGCCTCTCATATACTTCAGCTGGAGTGGGAGGAGAAAACCAGACAGCTGAGAAGTGCACAGTCTAAAAACATCAACCAGAAATATTAGAAAATATGAACAGTTAGAAAATATCCGTGATAAAATCCAGTATGATGACATTTCTAACAGACTTTAGATAATTTAGCACAATTTGAATATTTtaagagaaaggaaaacatCTCAATAGAGTCATTAAGACCTAGGAAATTAATGGCTTTTAGTTTATAAATCCAGCGGCTCTCTTTAAGGTTCAATATTTTTTGTCTATCCCCACGTCTGGAGGTTTAAGGCACATGATCTATCCCCATTGCAGTAAAAGATGTAGGGCTGTCCTTATGCGATTCCTTTAAATGTTTTACCATAGCATAATCACAATTACCAATTTTAGCTGCCTATCCTTCTAAGTTTGATACTTAAAGTAGTTGCCTTATACAAACTATTGTATAGTATTGCAAATTATTTTTACATCAACCCAAAAAATCACATTCTTCATGGGTGAATACAGATTGTGTTTGCCTAATTCCAAACTATTTACTGTCTATTTCTTGTTTGCCTTCAACAACACATAAACCTCCAGAAAGGGAACATATTCCTGTGTGACTACAAGATGTTGGACGGacttgtgggaaatgtagtacaTGGCAGACAGCAGTATCTCACAGCTCCCCTGGTCCTGCTCTACTGTGACCCTCATGATAGGATGCTGCCCATCGCCATTCAGGTAAACACATCCCTTCTATAGAAATGTATATTCCAAAATGTTCTTCCACTGAACAAAATGGAGGAATAAATATGCACCATAATACCAAATGGTCATAATGTTTTGAACTTCTAGGGGACTTTTTAATTCGCACTTAAGTGATAGCCATGCTGATCAACACAAGTCTTAGTTTCCTTCAAGCAGGTTGTTATGACCcccctgcagaaacacacaccttctccttcAATCTCTCTACCGGGCCGTCCTCAAGCAGATCAGtgtcttcctgttaaaagggagttttttttcttgccaccatcgcattgtgcttgctctagtgCAATGGTttaattccattccattctatgataaaaaaaattaaattcaaaatgtatttaaatgaattcatttaaatatcaaaatacatttgaatacatTTCATTCACTTCATTAATCCAAAATTTCTTTGCACCACCATTGTATTGAGACGCTCAGTTTGAGTTTGGCGGTTGGATGCTTAACTGCATCACTACCCCCAGAAAGCCCTCTCCCAACGATTGAGTGTCTCAATTGCCTGAAGTTTAACTTTCATGAAAAAAATCAGCTCTTGCATATCCAAAAATTGTTTCTGTATCTGATCTGTTGAACTGAAATATTTTAATTTGATCAGAGctgttttttaaaacatttaagcaTTTGCAACTCTGGGTAAACAATCTATGCAATGTTTATGTTAAGAACATTTGGTTACCTATCCCTTTTAATATACAGGCTTAACGGTACCTCCTGACCGGACCTGTCCATATTATATAATCCACTTTGTGGATCTCTGCTCTggggggttcaggccttgggctctgtaaagcgtttTTAGACTATGTCTATCGATAATGATGCCATTAAAGTAGtacaactgaattgaattgggCAGATGTCCCCCTCTCATACTGGTGTGccagtttaatgtgtgtgttgtcttttctCCACAGTTAGGGCAAAAGGCTGGAGATAACAACCCCATCTTCCTGCCCAGCGACTCAGAgtttgattggcagctggccaaGATCTACGTGCGGGCTGCAGAGTTCAGTGTGCACAAGGTTGACTTTCTCCTGCTGAGAACTCACCTGCTGGCTGAGGtgttcaccatggcaacattgcGGAATCTTCCGACCATGCACCCGCTCTTCAAGGTATAGATTCTGACATGCATGAGATGGTTTTGACTTGAAATGGCTAACGGAGAAAACACCCAAGATCAATTTAAAAAGAGTAATTTACACAGGCCTTCACATGGGCTGATCAGATGATTTTGGATATGTTGAGAATCCTGTCCGGCATATACTAAGTAaataggttaaaaaaaaatgtaatggtcCATTATGAACAATCAGGATACCATGAGCTGACATGCTGTTcactgttttttcccctttgtaGCTTCTCATTCCTCACACTCGTTACACACTCCAGATCAACATCATGGCGAGAAATCTGCTGATTTCCGAGGATGGAGCCCTTACCAATGTATGCAAACCGCATAGATAATAAAACAAAGCCATGTTAATAGGATAgatattatactgtatgtgatacatatatatattactatGTAAGTACACTTCAAACTTTATATACAAGGATATGTTTAATCATACATTAACCATATTTGTTTCACATATGTGTTATTTCTTTATCTTTATTAGTAATAACTTATGATTTATACTCCTAGCATTCAGGCATTGGTGGTGCGGCCTTGGGAGAGTTGCTGAGGCGTGCAACGGCCTCCCTGACCTACagctccctctgtctgcctgaTAACATCTATGAGAGAGGCATGGGGGGGAAAATACACCGGTGGCACCCTAGATTTTTTAGAGTTTCGCTGAAACACCACACCCGAGTACCACACAAGAGGAACTTCTACTACAGAGATGACGGGATGAGACTGTGGAAAGATATCAAGAAGTATGTACACAATATTGTACACACAAATCTCGCTTTTTCTGTTAAAAACAATCTAGATTTGAAAATTAAATTTGCAAATATGATTTCACTGTTTCACTGTTCCTTCAGATTTACCTCACCATGGTAaggctgtaaaaaaaatgtaacctctAAATTGCACACCAAGCCATGTGGTCGTTTGCAGGTATGTTGAAGGAGTCTTAGAACATTACTACAAATCTGATGATGACGTGCAGAAGGACACAGAGCTGCAGAGCTGGATCAGGGAGATATTTACCAAAGGCTTCCAGGAAAGGAAGAGCACAGGTGTGCACAGCAATACTGGGCATTAGTAATGAAAAATGggttaaaaataaatagaatagaaataaaaaagaactaACTGTACAAGACATTTTAGTAAAAGCCACATAGCACTGAAATTCATTTTATTGTGTTCTGATGCTCCACAGATTCACTTTGACATTGTGTGACTTATAGGTTTATAATTTAAATGTCTGCATTCCTTTCCTCAGGAATACCTGAGACTTTTCAGGCAGTGAAGAATCTCGTCAAGTTCGTCACCATGGTGATCTTCACTGTAACGGCCCAACATGCCGCTGTCAACAATGGACaggttatttattttaaaaagtctGTGAATCAATTTGGGCCAGTTTAGAAAAATAATTACCCCTTGTCAGTTTGACATTGGTGGTTGGAGGTCCAACTACCCTAGTGCAGCACTCAGAAAGCCCCCACCAAAGGAGAAAGCCCAGGTTTTCCCATCATGTAAACACGCCAACCAATTACCATAACCACATCATTGACTTTGTATTAACAAATGGCTTAGAAATGTACCACCCTATAGTTCTACctcaaaatactgccctttcagatcacctaaaaattacattcaacatgcaATTATAACTCAATGCAACATCGGACGTAACCCACGTCTACAGCCATTGTCTATCTGACAagactacagcagaattcatatcaaaactaccaACCGCACTTGCCACAGCTCTTACCCCTAGCATTGCAAGTGGCTTAAGCACATCCCCATCTCATATCGACCTTCTAACAGATTGCGGTTCTAACAGAttggtactccaccaaactttaggtattccacctggcatggaaggatagtcttctaaACTATAAATGAGCACTTTCTGAGGCCAAATCGGCTTACTATTCATCATTGAATTATGTTCCTTATAATCTTTAACAGTAActatttcatgacctttttcaataaaaaaattcTAATTCAGAATATATTCgcagtctcctccccctccatgacCCTACAACCCTTCCAAAATACACTGTGGCTACCTCTGCaacacccccacaacctggtgcactccttgaatccttcgcacTTCCTTGAACTCAATTCCCTGATCTTTGCATCTAATTAATCAAtgtgcctactagaccctatccccaaaactacttaaacatgcactatcCTAACGAAATGAGACATTACTTAAAGTACTGAACAATTCATTAATTTCAGGATACATTccacaatcattcaaaatagcagtgaccaaaccatctctcaacaaacctaaccttgatcctgacaATCTGGCTAACTATAGACCCTATAGCCCCGAGCTCATACAGAATGCTGCTGCTcgcacctgtgtctggaaggtccttTCAgaggtcagtattcagtaatcagtattcctggctaccgttATACCATGAAGACAAATTAACATTCcgagcaactcagagaaaatgttattgaaaagtataagtcaggggaaggataaaaaaaaaattccaaggcactaaacatccccttgaattctgttaaatccatcatcaagaaatggaaagaATATGGCACATGTGGGAATCTGCCCTTATGTGCCACGGTGTTAGGGTTTCTTattgattaacagggagttttttcttgcccctgtcgccattgtacttgctctaagggggtccaggcactgggctctgtaaagcgccttgagacaattctaCTGTTTTGGTGAATTTTTATCAATTTTTATGACATTTTGACATTGTCAGGTCATTTAAGAACACAGATGAATTTGGGATTTAGTTATTTGATCTTGTGTCTAATATTCTTTTCTAAAATGTCCCCAGTTTGAGTTTGGCGCCTGGATGCCCAACTTCCCCAGTGCCCTAAGAAAGCCCCCTCCCGAGCACAAAGGCCAGACCACTGAGGACACCATGCTGGAGACCCTACCTGATGTGGGCACGACGGTGAATGCAATGGCTCTCCTGAAACTGCTTAGCACAAAGTCAACAGACCATGTGAGTTTGTACAATATCAAGGCACATGTTTTaagatgacattttttttgtgaaaaataCGAATGTGATGAATCTGAATGCCTTTTTTCTATTCTATTGCTCTGGATGACAATGACTTTCTAAAATTACGTACATTTGTCTGGTTTGCAAAACATTACTGTTATATTACAATAAAAACACTCTGTTCATCATGTGAACACAGTGATGCAGTGGGCACTTACAGAATATCAATGTTCTGTCACacttagggcctcatttactagcATTGCaaccgcagcgcaatcagcgcctttgccaaatcgcatatagcgcacggtattttgcatcctatttatcaaacaagaaccctcgttgcgtcatctgcgcctaacaccgcccattagtgttatttagcgctccgctaaaatagggaagaaagagcctgcgtgttccaccatggatgatgagctcaaattagaattagagcttttggttcacgaggttacagcaaactaacccaggtaaatatagaaactcataaatatttctccgtttagcccttccgtccacattaaaagttgtgatcactttgaattcaagactgtcttttattggtgagctgtttttgggaaattaaacttttcagcgaacattgagtttctgggttgctatggttacctttcagggtgcctgtgcagcttcatattaacgagtatgttcacaagttcatattcacacatattaacatgagttaatcacacacagg
The DNA window shown above is from Clupea harengus unplaced genomic scaffold, Ch_v2.0.2, whole genome shotgun sequence and carries:
- the LOC122129338 gene encoding polyunsaturated fatty acid lipoxygenase ALOX15B-like, whose amino-acid sequence is MGLDMQWFCDKILVRTPEDDEIVFPCYRWLGCEERLVVRQAKASLVFEDTNPIAQSHRKTQLQNRQKEFRWDMYAEGMPHVNHCVSALALPAEIQFSYMKEIEFLYTAGKQLASLKLKGLADSRRSWKSISHLDAILCENGNTTIEYIKKHWDEDEFFGYQLLNGLNPMMIRRCYRLPANFPVTEEMVEDSFHNNILIGWTGLEMEMRKGNIFLCDYKMLDGLVGNVVHGRQQYLTAPLVLLYCDPHDRMLPIAIQLGQKAGDNNPIFLPSDSEFDWQLAKIYVRAAEFSVHKVDFLLLRTHLLAEVFTMATLRNLPTMHPLFKLLIPHTRYTLQINIMARNLLISEDGALTNHSGIGGAALGELLRRATASLTYSSLCLPDNIYERGMGGKIHRWHPRFFRVSLKHHTRVPHKRNFYYRDDGMRLWKDIKKYVEGVLEHYYKSDDDVQKDTELQSWIREIFTKGFQERKSTGIPETFQAVKNLVKFVTMVIFTVTAQHAAVNNGQFEFGAWMPNFPSALRKPPPEHKGQTTEDTMLETLPDVGTTVNAMALLKLLSTKSTDHYPLGYFPEVLHDEEVPRTLIETFQKDLSELSDDIEERNKKLELPYTYLDPKNVDNSVAI